The genomic segment GGTCCGTCACCGTGCTGCCCTTCGACCACGCGCTGGGACTGCCGGACGCGTTCGCGCGGCGCATCGCGCGCAACACCTCGACGATCCTGCTGGAGGAGTCACATCTGGCACGGGTCATCGACCCGGCGGGCGGTTCCTGGTACGTCGAGCGGCTCACGGCCGAACTCGCCGAGGCGTCCTGGGCGTTCTTCCAGGAGATCGAGCGCGCGGGCGGCCAGGCGGCGGCGCTGCGCTCCGGGATGATCGGCGAGCGGCTGGCGGCCACCTGGGCGGAGCGCGGCAGGCGGCTGGCGCGGCGCGGCGAACCCATCACGGGCGTCAGCGAGTTCCCGAACCTCGCGGAGCGTCCGGTGGAGCGGGAGAGCGCCCCGCCCGATCCCTCCGGCGGTCTGCCGAAGGTGCGCCGTGACGAGGCGTTCGAGGCGTTGCGCGCCCGGTCGGACGCGCATCTCGCGGCGACCGGGCGGCGGCCCCGGGTGTTCCTCGCGGCGCTCGGCCCCGCGTCGGCCCACACGGCACGGGCCTCGTTCGCCTCGAACCTCTTCCGGGCGGGCGGGATCGAACCGGTCCACGACCCGGTGTCGGTGGACGCGTCGACCGCCGCCGACGCGTTCGCGGCCGCCGGGGCCGAGATCGCCTGTCTGTGTTCCAGTGACGCGCTCTACGCGGAGGAGGCCGAGGCGGTCGCCGCCGCCCTCGGCACGGCCGGGGCGCGCCGGGTCTTCCTCGCGGGCCGGCCCGGCGAGTACGCCGGCGTCGACGCGTACGTCTTCGCGGGCTGCGACGCCGTCGCGGTCCTCACCTCCGTCCTCGACCGTATGGGAGTGGCGTGATGCCGACGCCCGACAGCCCGGTGAGCCCGGTTCCCGACTTCTCCGGCGTCGCCCTGACGAGCGACCGCCCCGCCGACGGCTCGGACGACCGGTGGCGCGCGGCGTTGAAGGAGGCCACGGGGTCGTCCGAGGACGATCTGCTGTGGGAGACGCCGGAGGGCATCGGCGTCAAGCCGCTGTACACCGAGCACGATCTGGAGGGGCTGGACTTCCTCGGGACGTATCCGGGCATCGCCCCGTATCTGCGCGGGCCGTATCCGACGATGTACGTCAACCAGCCGTGGACGATCCGGCAGTACGCCGGGTTCTCGACCGCCGAGGAGTCGAACGCCTTCTACCGGCGCAATCTGGCGGCCGGTCAGAAGGGGCTCTCGGTCGCCTTCGACCTGCCGACCCACCGCGGCTACGACAGCGACCATCCCCGGGTCACCGGTGACGTCGGCATGGCGGGGGTGGCGATCGACTCGATCTACGACATGCGCCAGCTGTTCGACGGCATCCCGCTCGACCGGATGACGGTGTCGATGACGATGAACGGCGCGGTGCTGCCCGTGCTCGCGTTGTACATCGTGGCCGCCGAGGAGCAGGGCGTGCCGCCGGAGAAGCTGGCGGGGACCATCCAGAACGACATCCTCAAGGAGTTCATGGTCCGCAACACGTACATCTATCCGCCGGGCCCGTCGATGCGGATCATCTCCGACATCTTCGCGTACACCTCGCAGCGGATGCCGCGCTACAACTCGATCTCGATCTCCGGCTACCACATCCAGGAGGCGGGTGCGACGGCCGATCTGGAGCTGGCGTACACCCTGGCCGACGGGGTGGAGTATCTGCGGGCCGGGCGGGAGGCGGGGCTCGACGTGGACGCGTTCGCACCGCGTCTGTCGTTCTTCTGGGCGATCGGTATGAACTTCTTCATGGAGATCGCGAAGCTGCGGGCGGCCCGGCTGCTGTGGGCGAGGCTGGTCGGGCAGTTCGATCCGAAGAACGCCAAGTCGCTGTCGCTGCGCACCCATTCGCAGACATCCGGCTGGTCGCTGACCGCGCAGGACGTGTTCAACAACGTCACCCGGACCTGTGTGGAGGCTATGGCCGCCACCCAGGGGCACACCCAGTCGCTGCACACCAACGCCCTCGACGAGGCACTGGCGTTGCCGACGGACTTCTCCGCCCGCATCGCCCGCAACACGCAGCTGCTGCTCCAGCAGGAGTCCGGCACCTGCCGGGTCATCGACCCGTGGGGCGGGAGCGCGTACGTGGAGAGGCTGACGTACGACCTGGCGCGGCGGGCCTGGCAGCACATCGAGGAGGTGGAGGCCGCGGGCGGAATGGCGCGGGCCATCGACGCGGGCATCCCCAAACTGCGGGTGGAGGAGGCCGCGGCGCGCACCCAGGCGCGGATCGACTCGGGGCGTCAGCCCGTGATCGGCGTCAACAAGTACCGGGTGGAGACCGACGAGAAGATCGATGTGCTGAAGGTCGACAACTCGTCGGTGCGCACCCAGCAGATCGAGAAGCTGCGGCGGCTGCGCGAGGAGCGCTCCGAGGACGCCTGCCAGGCCGCGCTGCGGGCGCTGACCGAGGCGGCCGGGCGGAATCCGGGGCCGGGGCTGGAGGGCAATCTGCTGGCGCTGGCGGTCGACGCGGCCCGTGCGAAGGCCACGGTCGGTGAGATCTCCGACGCGTTGGAGAAGGTGTACGGGAGGCACGCGGGCCAGATCCGTACGATCTCCGGTGTGTACCGCAAAGAGGCAGGTGAGTCGCCGTCCGTGGACCGGACCCGGGCCCTGGTCGACGCGTTCGAGGAGGCGGAGGGGCGCCGTCCGCGCATCCTGGTCGCCAAGATGGGCCAGGACGGCCATGACCGGGGCCAGAAGGTGATCGCCACGGCCTTCGCGGATCTGGGTTTCGACGTGGACGTGGGCCCGCTGTTCCAGACGCCGGCGGAGGTGGCCCGGCAGGCCGTCGAGGCGGACGTGCACATCGTCGGCGTCTCGTCGCTGGCCGCCGGGCATCTGACGCTGGTGCCCGCGCTGCGCGAGGAGCTGGCCGCCGAGGGCCGGGAGGACATCATGATCGTGGTGGGCGGGGTGATCCCGCCGCAGGACATCGAGGCACTGCACGAGGCGGGGGCGACGGCGGTGTTCCCGCCGGGCACGGTGATCCCGGACGCGGCGTTCGACCTGGTGACGCGGCTCGGTGCCGCGCTCGGCCACGAGCTGTGAGCCGCTGACCCATGGCCGCGACGATCGACCTCGACAGCTATGTGAAGGGGGTGCTCGACGGGAAGCGGGCGTACATCGCGCGCGCGATCACTCTCGTCGAGTCGACCCGCCCCGATCACCGGGCGCTCGCGCAGCGGCTGCTGAGCGAACTGCTGCCGCATTCCGGACGGGCCCGGCGGATCGGTGTCAGCGGGGTGCCCGGGGTCGGCAAGTCCACGTTCATCGACGCGCTCGGCACGATGCTGACCGGGCTCGGACACCGGGTCGCCGTACTGGCCGTGGACCCGTCGTCCAGCCGTACCGGTGGTTCCATCCTGGGCGACAAGACCCGGATGGAACGGCTGGCGGTGGACGCCGCCGCGTTCGTGCGCCCCTCCCCCACCGCCGGGACGCTCGGCGGGGTGGCCAAGGCGACCCGTGAGTCCGTCATCGTGATGGAGGCCGCGGGCTACGACGTGGTGCTGGTGGAGACGGTGGGGGTCGGCCAGTCGGAGACGGCGGTCGCGAACATGGTCGACACCTTCCTGCTCCTCACACTCGCCCGCACGGGCGACCAGTTGCAGGGCATCAAGAAGGGCGTCCTGGAGCTGGCGGACGCCATCGCGGTCAACAAGGCGGACGGCCCGCACGAGCGCGACGCCCGGTCGGCCGCGCGTGAACTCGCGGGCGCGCTGCGGCTGATGCACCCGGCGGACGCGGCGTGGACTCCCCCGGTGCTGACGTGCAGTGCCCGTGAGTCCAGCGGTCTCGACGCCCTCTGGGAACGGCTCGAACAGCACCGGGCGCTCCTGGAGTCCAGCGGACGGCTCGCCGCGAAACGCCGTGAGCAGCAGGTGGACTGGACCTGGACGATGGTCCGCGACGAGCTCCTGGACAGTCTGCGCAGTCATCCCCGGGTGCGTGCGCTGGCTCCCGCCCTTGAACAGCGGGTGCGGGACGGGGAGTTGACGGCCACTCTGGCGGCCGAACGCATCCTCGGCGTATTCCGGGGTGGCGACGGGGCCGATCCGCCGGACACGGGTCCGGGCCCGACGGGCTGAGGCGACGGCGGCGGCTCGCTCGGCACCCGCGCGGGCCGCCGCCCCGGTCGTCCTGGGCCCGCGCCCCGGCGCACGGCCCGACACACGCCCGCGAGCCGCCCCCCGCAGCTGCTTGCTCACCTCCGCGAGCCGTCCCGCACTCGTTCACGCCACCCACCCGCAAGCTCCGCCGCGAGCCGTCCCGCACGCGCGTCGCACGGAAGCGCGGCACCTTCGCACCGGGCCGTCGCCCCCGTCACTCCGCACCGCGGACCGCCGCCGCCTCTGCGGCCGACCACCGCACGCCTCGTCAACTCCCTTGCGCGGCAGCCGAAGCGCCACACCGCGCCCCGAGGACGGCATTTCCGTCGACCGGTACGGCGGGCGGCCGCTCCGGCCACTGCGCCGTGCGGCTTTTCGCTCAGGTGAGGTTAACCTAACCACTGATTCGACAGCTGATACCCACTGGGCTGCCACTTCATATTAGGTTAGGCTCACCTAACAACATGGGGAGGTTGTTCATGCCTGAGCACATACCGGGCTGTCGTGGCGAGTTCGCGGACCGCGTCGCTCTGGTGACCGGCGCCGGACAAGGCATCGGGGCGGCCGTCGCCGCCTCACTCGCCGCCCTCGGCGCACGGGTGGCGGCGACCGACATCGCCCCGCGGCGCGACGTGCCCGGTCCGGCCGATGAGACGGACACCGACCGCTCCACCGGCTCGGTCAGTTCCTTCACCCTGGACGTCACCGACCGGGCGTCCGTCGACCGGACCGTGGATCAGGTGGAACGCGAACTCGGGCCGGTGGACCTGCTGGTGAACGTCGCCGGCATTCTCCGTACCGCCCCCGTGACGGAATTCTCCGACGAGGACTGGGCGGACACCTTCGCGGTCAACACCACCGGAATCTTCCATACTTCACGGGCCGTCGGACGACGGATGGCCGGCCGGGGCTCGGGGTGCATCGTCACGGTCGGCTCCAACGCCGCCGGCGTTCCCCGCACGGGCATGGCCGCGTACGCCGCGTCCAAGGCCGCCGCCGCCATGTTCACGAAGTGTCTGGGGCTCGAACTCGCGGGCAGCGGCGTCCGCTGCAACGTGGTGGCCCCCGGCTCGACCGACACCGCCATGCAACGGGCCCTGTGGACCGGCGAAGACTCCGAACGGCGGGTCGTGGCCGGGGACCCCGAGACGTACCGGACAGGGATTCCGCTCGGCCGGATCGCCGCCCCCCAGGACATCGCCGACGCCGTCGTCTTCCTCGCCTCGGACCGCGCCCGGCACATCACCATGCAGGAGTTGTACGTCGACGGCGGCGCCACCCTGCGCTGACCCCGCCCACCCCGCGTCCCGCACCCCACCGCATCCGCACCCCGACCCCCGCCACGCTGACGGGAACCACCGAGAATGGAGCCCCCGTGTCGACGGCATCCCAAGTCGCCACGCACGTCCCCCTGGCCGATCCGGCCCACCCCGCCGTAGGAGCGGCCACCGCGCTGCTCGACGCGTACACCCCGCGCGCCCGCTTCCTCGCCACCCCCACGCGCACCCTGCTGGCGACCGGCGCCGCCTGTGAAGTCCCGCACGACGAACGCCCGTTGCCACAGCGAGTGGCCGCCACGCTGGCCGCCGCCCGCAGCGCCGGACGGTCCGCGCCGGTCGTCGTCGGGGCCGTCCCCTTCGACCACACCGCGCCCTCGGCCCTGGCCGTCCCGGAGACCGTGCGCAGCGCGCCGCCGCTCACCGCCGACCCGCTGATCGCGCTGCCCGCGGAGGCCCCCGACTCGGCCGACTGGGAGATACGCCCGGTCCCCGCTCCGGAGGTGTACGGGGCCGGGGTGGCCTCGGCCGTCGAGCGCATGTGGCGCGGCGAGTTCAGCAAGGTCGTGCTGTCCCGCACGCTCGAACTCACCGCCCCCGAAGCGCTGGACATCCCGGCGATGCTGCAACGGCTCGCCCGCCGCGACCCGTCCGGCTACACCTTCGCCCTGCCCACCGCGCCCGGCCGGACCCTGCTCGGCGCCAGCCCCGAACTGCTGGTCTCCCGCCACGGGCAGCGTGTCGTCGCCAATCCGCTCGCCGGGTCGACACCGCGCAGCACCGACCTGGCCGAGGACGTCCGCCGGGCCGCCGCCCTGCTGGACTCCGCCAAGGACCTCCACGAACACGCCGTGGTCGTGGACGCGGTGCACCAGGCGCTGGCCGGGCACTGCACGGAGATGACCGTGCCCGCGCGGCCCACACTGGTGCGCACCGCCACCATGTGGCACCTGTCCACCACCATCACCGGGACGCTCGCCGCCTCCGGCACCTCCGCGCTGGAGCTGGCCTGCGCCCTGCATCCGACCCCGGCGGTCTGCGGTACGCCGACCGGCCTCGCCCGTACGGTGATCGGCGAGACCGAGCCCTTCGACCGCGGCTTCTTCACCGGGGTGGTGGGCTGGGGGGACGCCCACGGCGACGGCGAGTGGGTGGTGACGATCCGGTGCGCGGAGGCGGAGGAGCAGACCCTGCGGCTGTACGCGGGAGCGGGTGTCGTCGCCGCGTCCGAACCCGAGTCGGAGACCGCGGAGACCGCCGCGAAGTTCCGCACGTTCCTGCACGCGGTGGGGGTCGACCTGTGAGTACGGAGCAAGCACCCACCTGGCCGGCCGAGTTCGCGGAGCGCTATCGCGCCGCCGGGTGGTGGCGCGGCGAGACCTTCGGGCAGCTGCTGCGCGACCGCGCCGCCGAACACCCGGACCGCGTCGCGATCGTCGACCCGGTGGCCGGACACCGCTGGACCTATGCCGAACTCGACCGGAGAGCCGACCGGTTGGCCGCCGGACTGGTCGCCCGCTCCATCGGCAGGGGCGACCGGGTCGTCGTCCAGCTCCCCAACATCGCGGAGTTCTTCGAGGTCGTCTTCGCGCTGTTCCGGATCGGCGCGCTGCCCGTGTTCGCGCTGCCCGCGCACCGCGACAGCGAGATCCGGTACTTCTGCTCGTTCACCGAGGCCGTCGCCTATGTGATCCCGGCCGAGCACGGCGGATTCGACTACCGGGGACTGGCGGCCAGAACACGGGTCGAAGTCCCCACGCTGCGCCATGTGTTCGTCGCGTCGGACGACCCCGGCCCGTTCGAGGCACTGGCCGACGTCCACCAGGACGGGCCGCCCGAGGTGGCCGGTCCCGCCCCGGACGACCTGGCGTTCCTCCAGCTCTCGGGCGGCAGCACCGGCGTACCGAAGCTGATCCCGCGCACCCACGACGACTACATCTACTCGCTGCGCGGCTCCAACGAGATCTGCGACGTCGACGAGGACAGCGTCTATCTGTGCGTGCTGCCGGCGGCGCACAACTTCCCGCTGTCCTCGCCCGGTTCACTGGGCGCGCTGTACGCGGGCGCCCGGGTGGTGCTGTGTCCGCAGCCCAGCCCCGACATCGCCTTCCCGCTGATCGAGAGCGAGGGGATCACCCACACCGGGCTCGTCCCGCCGCTGGCCCTGGTGTGGACGGAGGCGGCGCCGAAGTCCCCGCACGATCTCAGCAGCCTCCAGGTCCTGCTGGTGGGCGGCGCGAAGTTCAGCGAGGAGGCCGCCCGCCGGGTGCGGCCCGCGCTCGGCTGCACCCTCCAGCAGGTCTTCGGCATGGCCGAGGGCCTGGTCAACTACACCCGGCTCGACGACCCGGAGGAGACCGTCGTCACCACCCAGGGACGGCCGATCTCCCCCGACGACGAGATCCGGGTGGTCGACGACGAGGACCGCGAGGTGCCGGCCGGCGGCACGGGGCATCTCCTCACCCGTGGCCCGTACACCATCCGCGGCTACTGGAACGCCCCGGAGCACAACGCCCGTTCGTTCACCGAGGACGGCTTCTACCGTACGGGGGACGTCGTACGCGTCACCGGGACGGGCCATCTGGTGGTCGAGGGGCGGGCCAAGGACCAGATCAACCGGGGCGGCGAGAAGATCGCCGCGGAGGAGGTCGAGAACCACCTCCTCGCCCATCCGGCCGTGCACGACGCCAATGTGGTGGCCGAGCCCGACCCGTACCTCGGTGAGCGCACCTGCGCCTATGTGATCCTCCGGGCGGGCGCCGGCCCGGTGAAACCGCTCGCCGTCAAGAAGTTCGTCCGCGAACGCGGCCTGGCCGCGTACAAGGTGCCCGACCGGATCGAGTTCGTGGAGACCTTCCCGCAGACCGGTGTCGGCAAGATCTCCAAGAAGGACCTCCGCACCACCGCCGCCCGCACGTCCGTCCCTCCCACATCCGCGCACCCCTGAACGGAACGCAACGCACCATGGCTCTGCCCGCCATCGCCCCGTACCCCATGCCGACCGCCGGCGAACTGCCCGCGAACCGGGTCGGCTGGACCGTCGACCCGTCCCGCGCGGTCCTGCTCGTCCACGATCTGCAGAACTACTTCCTGTCGGCGTTCGACCGGGAAGCCGAGCCCGTTCCCGAACTGCTGGCCAATGTCGCGGCGTTGAGGAAGGAGGCGGAGCGGCTGGCGGTCCCCGTCCTCTACACCGCCCAGCCCGGCGGCCAGAGCCCCGAGGAGAGGGGACTCCAGCAGGACTTCTGGGGGCCGGGACTGCCCGACGACGCCCACGCCGCCGCGATCGCCGACGCGGTCGCTCCCGGCCCCGACGACACCGTCCTCACCAAGTGGAAGTACAGCGGCTTCGTCCGCACCGACCTCCTGGAGCGGCTGCGTGAGCAGGGCCGTGACCAGATCGTCGTCACCGGTGTCTACGCCCACATCGGCGTGCTGATGACCGCGTGCGACGCCTGGATGCGGGACATCCAGGCCTTCGTGGTGGCC from the Streptomyces sp. AM 4-1-1 genome contains:
- the scpA gene encoding methylmalonyl-CoA mutase; protein product: MPTPDSPVSPVPDFSGVALTSDRPADGSDDRWRAALKEATGSSEDDLLWETPEGIGVKPLYTEHDLEGLDFLGTYPGIAPYLRGPYPTMYVNQPWTIRQYAGFSTAEESNAFYRRNLAAGQKGLSVAFDLPTHRGYDSDHPRVTGDVGMAGVAIDSIYDMRQLFDGIPLDRMTVSMTMNGAVLPVLALYIVAAEEQGVPPEKLAGTIQNDILKEFMVRNTYIYPPGPSMRIISDIFAYTSQRMPRYNSISISGYHIQEAGATADLELAYTLADGVEYLRAGREAGLDVDAFAPRLSFFWAIGMNFFMEIAKLRAARLLWARLVGQFDPKNAKSLSLRTHSQTSGWSLTAQDVFNNVTRTCVEAMAATQGHTQSLHTNALDEALALPTDFSARIARNTQLLLQQESGTCRVIDPWGGSAYVERLTYDLARRAWQHIEEVEAAGGMARAIDAGIPKLRVEEAAARTQARIDSGRQPVIGVNKYRVETDEKIDVLKVDNSSVRTQQIEKLRRLREERSEDACQAALRALTEAAGRNPGPGLEGNLLALAVDAARAKATVGEISDALEKVYGRHAGQIRTISGVYRKEAGESPSVDRTRALVDAFEEAEGRRPRILVAKMGQDGHDRGQKVIATAFADLGFDVDVGPLFQTPAEVARQAVEADVHIVGVSSLAAGHLTLVPALREELAAEGREDIMIVVGGVIPPQDIEALHEAGATAVFPPGTVIPDAAFDLVTRLGAALGHEL
- the meaB gene encoding methylmalonyl Co-A mutase-associated GTPase MeaB, with translation MAATIDLDSYVKGVLDGKRAYIARAITLVESTRPDHRALAQRLLSELLPHSGRARRIGVSGVPGVGKSTFIDALGTMLTGLGHRVAVLAVDPSSSRTGGSILGDKTRMERLAVDAAAFVRPSPTAGTLGGVAKATRESVIVMEAAGYDVVLVETVGVGQSETAVANMVDTFLLLTLARTGDQLQGIKKGVLELADAIAVNKADGPHERDARSAARELAGALRLMHPADAAWTPPVLTCSARESSGLDALWERLEQHRALLESSGRLAAKRREQQVDWTWTMVRDELLDSLRSHPRVRALAPALEQRVRDGELTATLAAERILGVFRGGDGADPPDTGPGPTG
- a CDS encoding 2,3-dihydro-2,3-dihydroxybenzoate dehydrogenase, with translation MPEHIPGCRGEFADRVALVTGAGQGIGAAVAASLAALGARVAATDIAPRRDVPGPADETDTDRSTGSVSSFTLDVTDRASVDRTVDQVERELGPVDLLVNVAGILRTAPVTEFSDEDWADTFAVNTTGIFHTSRAVGRRMAGRGSGCIVTVGSNAAGVPRTGMAAYAASKAAAAMFTKCLGLELAGSGVRCNVVAPGSTDTAMQRALWTGEDSERRVVAGDPETYRTGIPLGRIAAPQDIADAVVFLASDRARHITMQELYVDGGATLR
- the dhbC gene encoding isochorismate synthase DhbC, giving the protein MSTASQVATHVPLADPAHPAVGAATALLDAYTPRARFLATPTRTLLATGAACEVPHDERPLPQRVAATLAAARSAGRSAPVVVGAVPFDHTAPSALAVPETVRSAPPLTADPLIALPAEAPDSADWEIRPVPAPEVYGAGVASAVERMWRGEFSKVVLSRTLELTAPEALDIPAMLQRLARRDPSGYTFALPTAPGRTLLGASPELLVSRHGQRVVANPLAGSTPRSTDLAEDVRRAAALLDSAKDLHEHAVVVDAVHQALAGHCTEMTVPARPTLVRTATMWHLSTTITGTLAASGTSALELACALHPTPAVCGTPTGLARTVIGETEPFDRGFFTGVVGWGDAHGDGEWVVTIRCAEAEEQTLRLYAGAGVVAASEPESETAETAAKFRTFLHAVGVDL
- a CDS encoding (2,3-dihydroxybenzoyl)adenylate synthase, with the protein product MSTEQAPTWPAEFAERYRAAGWWRGETFGQLLRDRAAEHPDRVAIVDPVAGHRWTYAELDRRADRLAAGLVARSIGRGDRVVVQLPNIAEFFEVVFALFRIGALPVFALPAHRDSEIRYFCSFTEAVAYVIPAEHGGFDYRGLAARTRVEVPTLRHVFVASDDPGPFEALADVHQDGPPEVAGPAPDDLAFLQLSGGSTGVPKLIPRTHDDYIYSLRGSNEICDVDEDSVYLCVLPAAHNFPLSSPGSLGALYAGARVVLCPQPSPDIAFPLIESEGITHTGLVPPLALVWTEAAPKSPHDLSSLQVLLVGGAKFSEEAARRVRPALGCTLQQVFGMAEGLVNYTRLDDPEETVVTTQGRPISPDDEIRVVDDEDREVPAGGTGHLLTRGPYTIRGYWNAPEHNARSFTEDGFYRTGDVVRVTGTGHLVVEGRAKDQINRGGEKIAAEEVENHLLAHPAVHDANVVAEPDPYLGERTCAYVILRAGAGPVKPLAVKKFVRERGLAAYKVPDRIEFVETFPQTGVGKISKKDLRTTAARTSVPPTSAHP
- a CDS encoding isochorismatase family protein encodes the protein MALPAIAPYPMPTAGELPANRVGWTVDPSRAVLLVHDLQNYFLSAFDREAEPVPELLANVAALRKEAERLAVPVLYTAQPGGQSPEERGLQQDFWGPGLPDDAHAAAIADAVAPGPDDTVLTKWKYSGFVRTDLLERLREQGRDQIVVTGVYAHIGVLMTACDAWMRDIQAFVVADAVADFSAADHAMALRWAAGKCAVVTTADAVFAEE